The window taaaaaatattcggATGCCAAATATTACTAACTGCGCCAAATATTATGTATGTGAACCTGAAATGGCTTCTGTAATAGAATATTCATGTCCTTTGTTCACGGCATTTAATACATATGCAAGAACATGTGACACAGAGAGTTATAATAaatgtatagaaaataaaaataagggaAGTGCAAATTCAACTGGAAGTACAGatgatataattaaaataaatgtaccaaataaaaatatatgtactgaacacggaaaaacaaaagatatCACGTCTGAATCGCGTTATTATATTTGTTATTCTGCTTCAGATAATTCACAAATCAAATCTATAAGAATGACATGTCCAAATGACTTAATATTTTGTCAAACTAAGAAAGTTTGTACGATAAGAAGTCTCTGTAAGACAACATAAAATAGGAATATCTTTTTACTTACCTTGCGTTGGAGAATTAAATGCGGATCCAATCTCGGAAGATGTATCAGTACTGGACGAGCTGTGTGCCGGTGAAGTTTGGATtctgagaggtgtagcataatcCAGAGCACACATTACTACTTTTTCCATACCACTGAAACGTTTACTATAATTAGtttatattatactataacTTTGCTTGAAAAATAAAGTACTTCGTAAATATGAACGTTATTTAGTTTAGTCTTTGCCTACTTTGATTCAGTCTTTCCAGAGGTTATGCTTGAAGCTGGTTCTTCGGTATCTATAGTAGAATCACTGCTTCTTTCAACTGTAATAGCTGGTGCTGATGAAGTTTCATCGATCTCTGATTTATTAGACAAGCCATTTTCCTCTTcagatttattctttttctCGTATGACTTATCCGATTTCTCGGTATCATTCGAATTTTTCTCTGTCCCATCTTGATGACTTAGTTTAACAAGTTGTTGCAATGCCTCTAGTACTATCTGTCTATTAGTTTTCAACATAGTTAATTTATGTGAAATAGCAAGTCTCCTATCAGGAACAACagccattaaattaaatcttatATCTTGCAATTGTTCCCCTGTTGCCATTCCCAAACGATCGGTAATTACTCTTCTAAATTGTTCAGTCCACTCTTCGTGTTCTTTCCATGGACCGTGATCCATAGGGTATGGTTTTAAACCATCCAATTCAAATAATCTACCATTAATTGGTACGTAACTAACAAAATGAAAAGCTTCTCCAGTAAACCTACCAGTTGAGACTCCAGTATTTTTATCTTGGCGCCTTTTGGCTTGTGGCATTGCATGAGAATTATGAGCGCAAGCCAATTCAGGTGTATTACCAATTGCCCATCCTTTATTTTCTGGACACATACCAGATGTATGCATTTTCAACCTGGATAAAGTTGTACCCAAATGAATATTTGGACAATTAAGTAATACAGAGAGTAGTGCATGTGTTGCACAACTGTTGGGCACAACCTATAAAACGATAGGTTACTCAAAAACAGATTCTGGCATATAAATACTATATGTAgtattttacatataaaatatttgtataaagatTATAGCACCTGTTGTGcaaaaaatatattgttaaCAATTTCTTCATCTTTTACAAAACTTTCATCTTGTTCTACAACTTTACGTCTGGACCTCCTTTCTTCTATCCAACGAAATAGGAATATGAAACCATACACTGGACCTTCCAACGATTTTTGTAGATCATATATTTCTTCTACTTGTACACCTTTTACTCCAAAATCCTCCAATAGCAATGTAAATAAacctaataatataaaatacatatcagtataaatcttttaaatataCTATAACTTAAATGTCATATAAGAACAGAAATGCTTTTCCATTGACTACAATAAAGCTAAAATACAATATAGATACAGTGACGACATATAAATGTATTAAAATGAAACCAAATTGTTTCAACTAACATGTTGTTATGTAATgtacatacatttttatattcatattataagATATATAGTACATTATGTCAAAACaaactatattttaataatgcATACAGATAATTTAATGATAATAGttattaa of the Bombus affinis isolate iyBomAffi1 chromosome 6, iyBomAffi1.2, whole genome shotgun sequence genome contains:
- the LOC126917245 gene encoding ubiquitin carboxyl-terminal hydrolase calypso isoform X5, whose protein sequence is MHTSGMCPENKGWAIGNTPELACAHNSHAMPQAKRRQDKNTGVSTGRFTGEAFHFVSYVPINGRLFELDGLKPYPMDHGPWKEHEEWTEQFRRVITDRLGMATGEQLQDIRFNLMAVVPDRRLAISHKLTMLKTNRQIVLEALQQLVKLSHQDGTEKNSNDTEKSDKSYEKKNKSEEENGLSNKSEIDETSSAPAITVERSSDSTIDTEEPASSITSGKTESNKRFSGMEKVVMCALDYATPLRIQTSPAHSSSSTDTSSEIGSAFNSPTQAWGWNSGQSSPTSTKDFKKFVVIRVSGDEKNEAGLIGRSLGNININGKRLVSDSGHLHKKVCLSGEVRIPHARVKTSNGDTVTEEKKVEKIDPKLCTKYPELFEPHTFAPKDLLALLKNLEHEISICETSLKDENDKRNKYKIDDCRRTHNYDEFICTFLSMLAQQGKLAELVQQHLTLKKHTSVSVNRVHRSSKKTDTRPNSSRRRRGRTKCKKRK
- the LOC126917245 gene encoding ubiquitin carboxyl-terminal hydrolase calypso isoform X1 — translated: MPVDINRLTEGWLELESDPGLFTLLLEDFGVKGVQVEEIYDLQKSLEGPVYGFIFLFRWIEERRSRRKVVEQDESFVKDEEIVNNIFFAQQVVPNSCATHALLSVLLNCPNIHLGTTLSRLKMHTSGMCPENKGWAIGNTPELACAHNSHAMPQAKRRQDKNTGVSTGRFTGEAFHFVSYVPINGRLFELDGLKPYPMDHGPWKEHEEWTEQFRRVITDRLGMATGEQLQDIRFNLMAVVPDRRLAISHKLTMLKTNRQIVLEALQQLVKLSHQDGTEKNSNDTEKSDKSYEKKNKSEEENGLSNKSEIDETSSAPAITVERSSDSTIDTEEPASSITSGKTESNKRFSGMEKVVMCALDYATPLRIQTSPAHSSSSTDTSSEIGSAFNSPTQAWGWNSGQSSPTSTKDFKKFVVIRVSGDEKNEAGLIGRSLGNININGKRLVSDSGHLHKKVCLSGEVRIPHARVKTSNGDTVTEEKKVEKIDPKLCTKYPELFEPHTFAPKDLLALLKNLEHEISICETSLKDENDKRNKYKIDDCRRTHNYDEFICTFLSMLAQQGKLAELVQQHLTLKKHTSVSVNRVHRSSKKTDTRPNSSRRRRGRTKCKKRK
- the LOC126917245 gene encoding ubiquitin carboxyl-terminal hydrolase calypso isoform X2, giving the protein MPVDINRLTEGWLELESDPGLFTLLLEDFGVKGVQVEEIYDLQKSLEGPVYGFIFLFRWIEERRSRRKVVEQDESFVKDEEIVNNIFFAQQVVPNSCATHALLSVLLNCPNIHLGTTLSRLKMHTSGMCPENKGWAIGNTPELACAHNSHAMPQAKRRQDKNTGVSTGRFTGEAFHFVSYVPINGRLFELDGLKPYPMDHGPWKEHEEWTEQFRRVITDRLGMATGEQLQDIRFNLMAVVPDRRLAISHKLTMLKTNRQIVLEALQQLVKLSHQDGTEKNSNDTEKSDKSYEKKNKSEEENGLSNKSEIDETSSAPAITVERSSDSTIDTEEPASSITSGKTESNKRFSGMEKVVMCALDYATPLRIQTSPAHSSSSTDTSSEIGSAFNSPTQAWGWNSGQSSPTSTKDFKKFVVIRVSGDEKNEAGLSRSLGNININGKRLVSDSGHLHKKVCLSGEVRIPHARVKTSNGDTVTEEKKVEKIDPKLCTKYPELFEPHTFAPKDLLALLKNLEHEISICETSLKDENDKRNKYKIDDCRRTHNYDEFICTFLSMLAQQGKLAELVQQHLTLKKHTSVSVNRVHRSSKKTDTRPNSSRRRRGRTKCKKRK
- the LOC126917245 gene encoding ubiquitin carboxyl-terminal hydrolase calypso isoform X3, producing the protein MPVDINRLTEGWLELESDPGLFTLLLEDFGVKGVQVEEIYDLQKSLEGPVYGFIFLFRWIEERRSRRKVVEQDESFVKDEEIVNNIFFAQQVVPNSCATHALLSVLLNCPNIHLGTTLSRLKMHTSGMCPENKGWAIGNTPELACAHNSHAMPQAKRRQDKNTGVSTGRFTGEAFHFVSYVPINGRLFELDGLKPYPMDHGPWKEHEEWTEQFRRVITDRLGMATGEQLQDIRFNLMAVVPDRRLAISHKLTMLKTNRQIVLEALQQLVKLSHQDGTEKNSNDTEKSDKSYEKKNKSEEENGLSNKSEIDETSSAPAITVERSSDSTIDTEEPASSITSGKTESNGMEKVVMCALDYATPLRIQTSPAHSSSSTDTSSEIGSAFNSPTQAWGWNSGQSSPTSTKDFKKFVVIRVSGDEKNEAGLIGRSLGNININGKRLVSDSGHLHKKVCLSGEVRIPHARVKTSNGDTVTEEKKVEKIDPKLCTKYPELFEPHTFAPKDLLALLKNLEHEISICETSLKDENDKRNKYKIDDCRRTHNYDEFICTFLSMLAQQGKLAELVQQHLTLKKHTSVSVNRVHRSSKKTDTRPNSSRRRRGRTKCKKRK
- the LOC126917245 gene encoding ubiquitin carboxyl-terminal hydrolase calypso isoform X4, producing MPVDINRLTEGWLELESDPGLFTLLLEDFGVKGVQVEEIYDLQKSLEGPVYGFIFLFRWIEERRSRRKVVEQDESFVKDEEIVNNIFFAQQVVPNSCATHALLSVLLNCPNIHLGTTLSRLKMHTSGMCPENKGWAIGNTPELACAHNSHAMPQAKRRQDKNTGVSTGRFTGEAFHFVSYVPINGRLFELDGLKPYPMDHGPWKEHEEWTEQFRRVITDRLGMATGEQLQDIRFNLMAVVPDRRLAISHKLTMLKTNRQIVLEALQQLVKLSHQDGTEKNSNDTEKSDKSYEKKNKSEEENGLSNKSEIDETSSAPAITVERSSDSTIDTEEPASSITSGKTESNGMEKVVMCALDYATPLRIQTSPAHSSSSTDTSSEIGSAFNSPTQAWGWNSGQSSPTSTKDFKKFVVIRVSGDEKNEAGLSRSLGNININGKRLVSDSGHLHKKVCLSGEVRIPHARVKTSNGDTVTEEKKVEKIDPKLCTKYPELFEPHTFAPKDLLALLKNLEHEISICETSLKDENDKRNKYKIDDCRRTHNYDEFICTFLSMLAQQGKLAELVQQHLTLKKHTSVSVNRVHRSSKKTDTRPNSSRRRRGRTKCKKRK